A portion of the Hydractinia symbiolongicarpus strain clone_291-10 chromosome 10, HSymV2.1, whole genome shotgun sequence genome contains these proteins:
- the LOC130662712 gene encoding myc proto-oncogene protein-like yields MKFDKIFTAEIDLPTPPQTPFCEDNLFLNEDSNLDHEVFSLNFTLQDLVGEITTEDAVLLRQDFMWGDNSENNTRSRNTTPSLLDKKLRERSLVTPLNFNNTSIPNDELHGERLKHSNESLMVSDRLLTPAETESEAEIDVVGDTNVNMLKSLMEKQAETTLIILPSMTVMTPSPLPPIPIIVTEECRGHPYTTKMSLSNKLQELPKNVGQRYSRDSTDHQTIALRKSKRKSSSASPASEFVSSDELSSDTSPRPIHRSSHNNLERKRRDELKRKFDELKQSVPAIENIAKAAKVVILKKATEYITELSQREHELIKKTQLLQSVNIVLARKIHSLTNSHSNDVRRFYY; encoded by the exons ATGAAGtttgacaaaatatttacaGCGGAAATCGACCTTCCCACTCCTCCACAGACACCTTTTTGTGAAGATAATTTATTTCTAAACGAAGACTCCAATTTAGATCAtgaagttttttctttaaatttcacTCTGCAAGATTTAGTTGGCGAGATTACCACAGAAGATGCTGTGTTACTGCGACAAGATTTTATGTGGGGGGACAACAGTGAAAATAATACGAGATCAAGAAACACTACTCCATCCTTGTTGGATAAAAAGTTACGAGAAAGGTCTCTTGTTACGCCACTAAATTTTAACAACACATCCATACCAAACGACGAGCTTCACGGTGAAAGATTGAAACATTCTAATGAATCTTTGATGGTTAGTGACCGTCTTTTAACACCCGCCGAAACTGAAAGTG AGGCGGAAATAGATGTAGTTGGAGATACTAACGTGAACATGTTGAAATCTTTAATGGAGAAGCAAGCAGAAACAACTTTGATAATACTACCGTCAATGACAGTAATGACGCCATCACCTTTACCGCCAATACCGATAATTGTTACGGAAGAATGTCGTGGCCATCCTTACACGACGAAAATGTCTCTGTCAAACAAATTACAAGAACTTCCGAAAAATGTAGGTCAAAGATATTCTCGTGACTCGACAGACCATCAAACTATTGCTCTTCGAAAAAGCAAGCGCAAGTCTTCTTCGGCTTCACCTGCCAGTGAATTCGTCTCTTCGGATGAATTATCTAGTGATACAAGTCCGCGACCGATTCATCGATCTTCACATAACAATCTTGAAAGAAAACGAAGAGACGAGTTGAAACGTAAATTTGACGAGTTGAAACAAAGTGTCCCAGCTATTGAAAACATAGCTAAAGCAGCAAAAGTTGTCATCTTGAAAAAAGCTACCGAGTACATTACAGAGTTGAGCCAGCGGGAGCATGAACTGATAAAAAAAACGCAGCTGTTACAATCGGTAAACATCGTTTTAGCTCGAAAAATTCACTCGTTAACAAACTCACATAGCAACGATGTGCGTAGGTTTTATTATTAA